A window of the Schlesneria paludicola DSM 18645 genome harbors these coding sequences:
- a CDS encoding J domain-containing protein, translating to MNSPTPDDPFTVLSVAPDASEAEIRARYLKLVKQYPPDREPEKFREIREAFDAAKDPLSVARRLTTPPGDDAPQWSDVLESQKRNPPRMTSAFLLSLGNRAPDNSASPLLPD from the coding sequence ATGAATTCTCCGACACCTGACGATCCATTTACCGTTCTGAGCGTGGCTCCGGATGCCAGCGAAGCAGAGATCCGCGCCCGGTATCTAAAACTCGTGAAGCAATATCCGCCGGACCGGGAACCCGAAAAGTTCCGGGAAATTCGGGAGGCGTTTGATGCGGCCAAAGATCCGCTCTCTGTCGCGCGGCGATTGACGACTCCACCTGGCGACGACGCGCCCCAGTGGTCGGATGTACTGGAATCGCAAAAACGGAACCCGCCCCGAATGACCTCTGCATTTCTGCTGAGTCTGGGCAATCGGGCCCCCGACAACTCTGCCTCTCCTCTTCTACCTGACTGA
- a CDS encoding nucleotide exchange factor GrpE: MNDATFPWEFNREPRDGNAPRRDDPSLDDSPQFGAVDIVEAFTAMRHEWRGQTKESRAVAEQIQTAVTNIQSLEAKLHARAFDIRANDNGAGDTVEARPLVLALIETDHQLSRAVSAVAQWDTNRRLRAEADAKAVERYFAGMNRLARWLARPLLTFVMEQQSVPASPAENPAITGLDLVLGRLRRVLNEHGIERIETEGQAFDADTMYAIGTAVTTDYPSGHVAEQLSPAYRWQGRIVRFADVRVTK, from the coding sequence ATGAATGACGCCACTTTCCCATGGGAATTCAATCGGGAACCACGCGACGGGAACGCGCCGCGACGCGATGATCCGTCACTGGATGATTCGCCTCAGTTTGGTGCCGTAGACATTGTCGAGGCCTTCACCGCGATGCGACACGAGTGGCGCGGACAAACTAAAGAGAGTCGTGCTGTCGCCGAGCAGATTCAGACGGCGGTGACGAACATTCAATCACTGGAAGCGAAGCTACACGCACGTGCTTTCGACATCCGAGCGAACGACAACGGAGCCGGGGACACGGTTGAAGCACGACCGCTCGTGCTGGCCCTGATTGAGACCGATCATCAACTGTCCCGAGCCGTGTCGGCCGTTGCGCAATGGGACACGAATCGCAGACTGCGTGCGGAGGCCGACGCCAAAGCCGTGGAACGCTACTTCGCGGGAATGAATCGATTGGCCCGCTGGCTGGCGCGCCCGTTGTTGACTTTCGTCATGGAACAGCAATCGGTTCCCGCGTCGCCTGCCGAGAACCCGGCCATCACAGGACTCGATCTGGTGCTGGGGCGGCTTCGCCGCGTGTTGAATGAACATGGGATCGAGCGGATTGAGACCGAAGGACAAGCATTCGACGCCGACACCATGTACGCGATTGGAACCGCCGTGACGACGGATTATCCTTCCGGACATGTTGCGGAACAGCTTTCACCCGCGTATCGCTGGCAGGGTCGCATCGTGCGTTTCGCCGATGTGCGAGTGACGAAATAG
- a CDS encoding Hsp70 family protein — protein MADRQDPIVGIDLGTTNSVVAIIVDGKPLVLDEAGEKLLPSVVGINPQGQLVTGVAARNQLAAFPDRTVASIKRQMGRMDPVALGDQTFTPPEISAMILRRLRDRASRAIGQPVNRAVITVPAFFDENQRQATREAAGLAGLTVERIINEPTAATLVYHAGSHDRKQIAVYDFGGGTFDVSIVRMEAGVIEVLSSRGDVHLGGDDLDQVLVNHVADQFQTEHGVDLRKNSQARYRLWLACEQAKRRLSTDETVEITEEFIAEKAGQPLHLTATVTREEFEELIEPFVARTIDSLDEALRESGLTIHQLDDLVLVGGSTRIPLVEARLREEFQREPSRAVDPDLAVALGAAVQAAMIDGRSAGPVLVDVTGHTLGIEACTEMTFAGPKMFFSPIIHRNTPLPARYEQAYSTLYDDQDAVDIHVLQGERPEVHRNQSIGKFRLELETGSGDRNKVVVRFDLTLDGILKVSATQSATGLSQVLTIQNALSQFQADDRDRAESRLKTMFDDSVEFLDEDDGPFSNEWQAEDSDGKDALSTADHASAEVRFPEAVAILKKADSLRASVEGQDAEDLELLCENLKQAMTLDDPAAVASLIAELDDLLFYVR, from the coding sequence ATGGCCGATCGTCAAGATCCTATTGTCGGGATCGATCTGGGAACCACCAACAGCGTGGTGGCGATCATCGTCGATGGGAAGCCCCTGGTACTGGACGAAGCGGGTGAGAAACTGCTGCCGTCGGTGGTGGGGATCAATCCCCAGGGACAACTCGTCACGGGCGTCGCCGCACGGAATCAACTGGCCGCCTTTCCCGATCGCACGGTCGCCTCGATCAAACGCCAAATGGGACGTATGGACCCCGTCGCGCTCGGCGATCAGACGTTCACCCCACCAGAAATCAGCGCGATGATTCTGCGCCGTTTGCGAGACCGGGCCAGCCGCGCAATTGGACAGCCGGTGAACCGGGCTGTGATCACGGTGCCCGCCTTCTTCGACGAGAACCAGCGCCAGGCAACTCGTGAAGCGGCAGGGCTCGCGGGGCTGACAGTCGAGCGGATCATCAACGAGCCGACCGCCGCGACGCTGGTGTATCACGCCGGTTCCCACGATCGCAAACAGATCGCGGTCTACGATTTCGGCGGGGGAACCTTCGACGTCTCGATCGTCCGCATGGAAGCCGGTGTCATCGAAGTGCTCAGCAGTCGCGGTGATGTGCATCTCGGCGGCGACGATCTCGACCAGGTGCTCGTGAATCATGTGGCCGATCAGTTCCAGACCGAGCACGGAGTGGACTTGCGAAAAAACTCCCAGGCGCGGTATCGATTGTGGCTGGCGTGTGAACAGGCCAAACGACGACTCTCAACCGATGAAACCGTAGAGATTACGGAAGAGTTCATTGCCGAAAAAGCTGGCCAGCCCCTACATCTGACAGCGACGGTGACCCGTGAGGAGTTCGAAGAGCTGATCGAACCGTTCGTGGCGCGGACGATCGACAGCCTTGATGAGGCGCTGCGCGAGTCGGGCCTGACCATCCATCAACTGGATGACCTGGTACTGGTCGGCGGTTCCACCCGAATTCCTTTGGTTGAGGCCCGTCTGCGCGAGGAATTTCAGCGAGAACCCAGCCGCGCGGTCGACCCCGACCTGGCCGTCGCCCTGGGAGCCGCGGTACAGGCCGCCATGATCGATGGCCGATCGGCGGGGCCCGTGCTGGTGGATGTGACGGGACACACGCTGGGGATTGAAGCGTGTACTGAGATGACATTCGCGGGACCGAAAATGTTCTTCTCGCCGATCATCCATCGGAATACACCCCTTCCCGCACGCTATGAACAAGCCTACTCGACCTTATACGACGACCAGGACGCGGTCGATATCCACGTACTGCAAGGGGAACGGCCCGAGGTGCACCGCAATCAGTCAATTGGAAAGTTTCGACTGGAACTCGAAACGGGCAGTGGAGATCGAAACAAGGTCGTCGTCCGTTTCGATCTGACGCTGGACGGCATCCTCAAGGTCAGTGCGACGCAATCTGCCACCGGCCTTAGTCAAGTTTTGACGATTCAGAATGCACTCAGTCAGTTCCAAGCCGACGACCGAGACCGTGCGGAATCGCGACTGAAAACAATGTTCGACGATTCAGTTGAGTTTCTGGACGAAGACGACGGGCCATTCTCCAACGAGTGGCAAGCAGAGGACTCGGATGGGAAGGACGCATTGAGCACTGCCGATCACGCGTCCGCGGAAGTGAGATTTCCCGAGGCGGTCGCGATCCTCAAGAAAGCGGACTCGCTGAGAGCGTCTGTTGAAGGCCAGGACGCGGAAGATCTTGAGTTGCTTTGCGAAAACTTGAAGCAGGCGATGACGTTGGACGACCCGGCCGCAGTCGCCAGCCTCATCGCGGAACTGGACGATCTGTTATTCTATGTCCGATGA